In one window of Pseudomonadota bacterium DNA:
- a CDS encoding 3'-5' exonuclease, protein MNVLVFDIETVPDVDTGRRLYELTDLTDKEVAQVMHSKRMQETEGKSEFLRHPVQRVVAISLVLRTPARLHVWSIGEPGLPEAELIQRFFDGIERYSPILVSWNGRGFDLPVLHYRGLLHGIKAGRYWETGGNDQGFRWNNYLNRFHERHTDLMDVIAGYEPRAFASLHDVASLMGFPGKLEMSGADVWERFRAGDIEAIRNYCETDVLNTYLIYLRYELMCGKQTRDGFEAGCQALRQALEQESRPHLQAFLHAWNGVSP, encoded by the coding sequence GTGAACGTGCTGGTGTTTGACATCGAGACGGTCCCGGACGTGGACACCGGCCGCCGTTTGTATGAGCTCACTGACCTAACGGATAAAGAAGTTGCACAGGTCATGCACAGTAAGCGTATGCAGGAGACCGAGGGAAAAAGCGAGTTCCTGCGTCACCCGGTGCAGCGCGTGGTCGCGATTTCCCTCGTCTTACGCACACCCGCCCGCTTACATGTCTGGTCGATCGGAGAGCCGGGCTTGCCGGAGGCGGAGCTGATCCAGCGGTTCTTCGACGGCATCGAGCGTTATAGCCCCATTCTCGTTTCGTGGAACGGGCGGGGATTCGACCTTCCGGTGCTGCATTACCGCGGACTTCTGCACGGAATCAAGGCGGGCCGCTACTGGGAAACCGGCGGCAATGACCAGGGCTTTCGTTGGAACAATTATCTCAATCGTTTTCATGAGCGTCATACCGATCTCATGGACGTCATCGCGGGCTACGAGCCGCGTGCTTTTGCGTCCTTGCACGATGTCGCGAGCCTGATGGGATTTCCAGGGAAACTGGAGATGAGCGGCGCCGATGTGTGGGAGCGCTTTCGTGCGGGCGATATCGAGGCCATACGCAACTATTGTGAAACCGATGTGTTGAACACCTATCTGATTTATCTGCGCTACGAGCTGATGTGCGGCAAGCAAACCCGCGACGGCTTTGAAGCGGGGTGTCAGGCCTTGCGGCAGGCCTTGGAGCAGGAATCGCGGCCCCATCTGCAAGCCTTCTTGCACGCATGGAACGGCGTCTCTCCGTAG
- the tsf gene encoding translation elongation factor Ts — protein sequence MEITAAAVKELRERTGAGMLDCKKALLAAAGDLEQAIDILRKSGAAKAAKKAARIAAEGVIVISVAPGAATAAMVEVNCETDFVTRADDFKAFAEAVGGCVLRHRPLDADSLLRLPLAEGQETVAVCCEQLVAKIGEKIQVRRFTWLEAGSGVLGIYPHGTTIGVLVSMAGGNAEIARDIAMHIAWSRPLCVHESEVPADLLAREKEIFAAQAAETGKPPAVVEKIVAGKLQKYKSEVALLGQAFVKNPEVTVGKLLAGAGASVRAFQRFAVGEGLEKRVENFAAEVMAQARGG from the coding sequence ATGGAGATCACCGCCGCGGCGGTAAAAGAGCTTCGGGAACGCACCGGGGCCGGGATGTTGGACTGCAAGAAAGCGTTGCTGGCCGCGGCGGGCGATCTTGAACAGGCTATTGATATCCTGCGTAAATCCGGGGCCGCGAAAGCGGCGAAGAAAGCCGCACGAATAGCCGCCGAAGGCGTTATTGTCATCAGCGTGGCGCCCGGCGCGGCGACGGCGGCGATGGTGGAGGTTAACTGCGAGACGGATTTCGTGACGCGCGCCGATGATTTCAAGGCATTCGCGGAAGCGGTGGGCGGCTGTGTCCTCAGGCACCGGCCTCTCGATGCCGACTCTTTGTTGCGCCTACCCTTGGCGGAGGGCCAGGAGACGGTGGCCGTCTGCTGCGAACAACTGGTCGCCAAGATCGGGGAGAAGATACAGGTGCGGCGCTTCACCTGGCTGGAAGCGGGAAGCGGCGTACTCGGGATCTACCCGCACGGCACCACGATCGGCGTCTTGGTCAGCATGGCCGGAGGGAATGCCGAAATCGCTAGGGACATCGCGATGCACATTGCGTGGAGTCGCCCCCTGTGCGTGCATGAGTCTGAGGTCCCCGCGGACCTCTTGGCGCGCGAGAAAGAGATCTTCGCGGCGCAAGCGGCGGAAACCGGAAAGCCGCCGGCGGTGGTGGAGAAGATCGTGGCCGGTAAGCTGCAGAAATATAAGAGTGAAGTCGCCCTCTTAGGCCAGGCGTTCGTAAAGAACCCCGAGGTGACGGTGGGAAAGCTGTTGGCGGGGGCGGGGGCGAGCGTACGCGCCTTCCAACGATTCGCGGTTGGGGAGGGGCTCGAAAAGCGCGTCGAGAATTTTGCGGCGGAGGTTATGGCCCAAGCACGTGGGGGTTAA
- the glnD gene encoding [protein-PII] uridylyltransferase, with amino-acid sequence MSNPREFFDPVRFERDVKRAAAPLAVYKATLAAGAASIEQRFAMGAPITELVAQRTWLVDELVTRAWRQWELAGKPFALIAAGGYGRRELHPGSDVDILVLTGTRVAGKDHERMESFLRFLWDIGLEVGHSVRTVAQCRDMAADDITIVTNLMEARLLAGDIALYEAMRTATGAATIWPPAAFFEAKLCEQAARHRKFHDTAHNLEPNIKEGPGGLRDIHTIAWVAKRHFGADSLAGLLDHGFLTPDEYRTLSSGQSFLWRIRFALHTLAGRREDRLFFDYQRRVAAQFGYLSDDQDQLAVERFMKHYYRIVMELSRLNEMLLQLFQEAILERDHAVEIQPLNKRFQIRNAYIEACGEHVFKGYPFALLEIFLLLQQNPHIEGVRASTIRLIRDHRHLIDDKFRNDLKVRSLFIEIVRQPRRLGHELQRMHRYGVLEAYLPAFGAVAGLMQFDLFHVYTVDVHTLFVVQNMRRYTNPENKDALPMCARLMAQIPKPEILYIAGLFHDLAKGRGVDHSQVGATIAAEFCQHHGLGRFDTRLVAWLVEHHLRMSTTAQRRDVSDPEVVNEFARLVSNRVRLDYLYLLTVADIRGTNPALWNSWKDALLTELYENTLRALRRGVRNPIEKEEWIAEIKGEALAILLPSSLSKEAIFSVWQDLGEEYFLRHGPDEIAWHTQAIAGARAGELPLVLIRPKTGRGGTEIFIYGHDQDHLFAAATHALDRLGLTIMDARIISSPKGFTLDTYIVLEAATYEMIQSDARAQEIAAALEAKLGSAEPLSVKTNRRPAPELKHFKLPTEVSFSADNANARTLMEVVATDRPGVLSQIALAMRHCGVRLQNAKIATFGARVEDIFYITDTENRPIQDPVKFECLRNSITAALEP; translated from the coding sequence ATGAGCAACCCGCGGGAGTTTTTCGATCCGGTACGCTTCGAGCGTGATGTAAAACGCGCGGCCGCGCCGCTCGCGGTCTATAAGGCCACGCTTGCGGCCGGAGCGGCTTCCATAGAGCAGCGTTTCGCGATGGGCGCGCCGATCACCGAGCTGGTCGCCCAGCGCACCTGGCTCGTGGACGAGCTGGTCACGCGCGCCTGGCGGCAATGGGAGCTCGCGGGCAAACCGTTTGCCCTGATCGCCGCCGGAGGTTACGGACGCCGCGAGCTGCATCCGGGTTCGGACGTCGATATCTTGGTGCTGACGGGGACCCGGGTGGCGGGCAAGGACCATGAACGCATGGAATCTTTTCTGCGCTTCCTCTGGGATATCGGGCTCGAGGTTGGGCACAGCGTCCGTACGGTAGCGCAATGCCGGGACATGGCCGCCGACGATATCACCATTGTGACGAATCTCATGGAAGCACGCTTGCTTGCCGGTGACATCGCCCTTTATGAGGCCATGCGCACCGCGACCGGAGCGGCGACTATCTGGCCCCCCGCGGCCTTTTTCGAGGCCAAGCTCTGCGAGCAGGCCGCGCGCCATCGTAAGTTTCACGATACGGCCCACAATCTCGAACCCAACATCAAGGAAGGCCCGGGGGGGCTGCGCGATATCCATACGATCGCCTGGGTCGCTAAACGTCATTTCGGCGCCGACTCGTTAGCGGGCTTGCTCGATCACGGTTTTCTAACGCCAGACGAATACCGGACCTTGAGCAGCGGTCAGTCGTTCTTATGGCGCATTCGCTTCGCCCTCCACACCCTCGCCGGGCGGCGCGAGGATCGTTTGTTCTTCGACTATCAGCGGCGCGTGGCGGCCCAGTTCGGATATCTGAGCGACGATCAGGATCAACTCGCAGTCGAACGCTTCATGAAGCACTATTATCGCATCGTGATGGAGCTTAGCCGGCTCAACGAGATGCTGCTGCAACTTTTTCAAGAAGCGATCCTCGAGCGCGATCATGCCGTCGAGATCCAGCCTTTGAATAAACGCTTCCAGATCCGGAACGCTTACATCGAGGCCTGCGGCGAGCACGTGTTCAAAGGCTATCCGTTCGCCCTTTTGGAGATCTTTCTACTGTTGCAGCAAAACCCGCATATCGAGGGTGTCCGCGCAAGCACCATCCGTTTAATCCGCGACCACCGCCATCTTATCGACGATAAGTTCCGCAACGATCTCAAGGTGCGCAGCCTTTTTATCGAGATCGTCCGCCAGCCACGGCGCCTAGGCCACGAGCTCCAGCGCATGCACCGCTATGGCGTCCTCGAGGCTTACCTGCCGGCCTTCGGCGCGGTCGCCGGGCTCATGCAGTTCGATCTCTTCCACGTCTATACCGTCGATGTGCACACCCTGTTCGTCGTCCAGAACATGCGCCGCTACACCAACCCCGAAAATAAGGACGCGCTGCCCATGTGCGCTCGCCTCATGGCCCAGATCCCGAAGCCGGAAATCCTCTACATCGCGGGCCTATTTCACGACCTTGCCAAGGGCCGCGGCGTGGACCACTCGCAAGTGGGCGCGACGATCGCCGCCGAGTTCTGCCAGCACCACGGGCTTGGGCGTTTCGACACGAGACTCGTGGCCTGGCTGGTCGAACATCACCTGCGGATGTCGACGACGGCGCAGCGGCGCGACGTCTCCGATCCGGAGGTGGTCAATGAATTCGCCCGGCTGGTCAGCAATCGGGTGCGTCTAGACTATTTATACCTGCTCACGGTGGCCGATATCCGCGGCACCAACCCCGCACTCTGGAACAGTTGGAAAGACGCCTTATTGACCGAGCTCTATGAGAACACCTTACGGGCGCTCCGCCGAGGGGTGCGAAACCCCATCGAAAAAGAAGAATGGATTGCCGAGATCAAAGGCGAGGCCTTGGCGATCTTGCTGCCGTCGAGCCTCAGCAAGGAGGCCATCTTTTCGGTATGGCAGGATCTCGGGGAAGAGTATTTTTTGCGCCACGGGCCGGATGAAATCGCCTGGCACACCCAGGCCATCGCCGGCGCCCGCGCGGGAGAACTGCCGCTGGTGCTCATCCGCCCCAAAACGGGCCGCGGCGGTACGGAAATCTTCATCTACGGGCACGACCAAGACCACCTGTTCGCGGCCGCGACCCATGCGCTCGATCGGCTTGGGCTCACCATCATGGACGCCCGCATCATCTCTTCCCCCAAGGGTTTTACCCTGGACACCTACATCGTACTCGAAGCCGCAACCTATGAGATGATTCAAAGCGACGCCCGCGCCCAGGAGATCGCCGCCGCCTTAGAGGCAAAGCTCGGTTCGGCGGAACCCCTGTCCGTTAAGACGAATAGGCGGCCGGCGCCCGAACTCAAACATTTTAAACTCCCCACCGAGGTGTCCTTTAGCGCCGATAACGCCAACGCGCGCACGCTCATGGAGGTCGTTGCCACGGATCGCCCGGGAGTGTTGTCGCAGATCGCCTTGGCCATGCGCCATTGCGGCGTGCGCCTGCAAAATGCGAAAATCGCGACCTTCGGTGCGCGCGTCGAAGACATCTTTTACATTACCGATACCGAGAACCGCCCGATCCAAGATCCCGTGAAATTCGAATGTCTCAGAAACTCGATTACCGCGGCGCTCGAGCCCTAG
- the map gene encoding type I methionyl aminopeptidase produces MPVTIKTPQEIEKMRVAGRLAAHVLAMIRPHVVKGVTTGELDRLCHDYIVNTLDAIPAPLNYRGFPKSICTSVNHVVCHGIPGEKRLKDGDIINIDVTVIKEGYHGDTSRMFFVGTPALRAKRLVEVCHECMRIGIGAVWPGARLGDLGYAIQRHAETHGFSVVREYCGHGIGREFHEEPQVLHYGSRDTGLRLEPGMTFTIEPMINAGKRHVKLLPDEWTVVTKDRALSAQWEHTVLVTGGGCEVLTSLPGDPPQPL; encoded by the coding sequence ATGCCGGTCACGATTAAAACACCTCAGGAGATCGAAAAGATGCGGGTCGCGGGCCGGCTCGCGGCGCACGTGTTGGCGATGATTCGCCCCCACGTTGTCAAAGGCGTCACCACCGGCGAACTGGATCGCCTCTGCCACGATTATATCGTCAATACGCTGGATGCGATCCCGGCGCCGCTCAATTACCGCGGATTCCCGAAATCCATTTGCACCTCGGTCAACCATGTCGTTTGTCACGGTATCCCAGGCGAAAAGCGGCTTAAAGACGGTGACATTATCAATATTGATGTCACCGTCATCAAAGAGGGTTACCACGGCGATACCAGCAGAATGTTTTTTGTCGGCACGCCCGCCTTGCGCGCCAAACGGCTGGTCGAGGTGTGTCACGAATGCATGCGAATAGGGATCGGAGCCGTCTGGCCGGGCGCTCGGCTCGGGGACTTGGGGTACGCGATTCAGCGGCACGCGGAAACGCACGGTTTCTCCGTCGTGCGCGAATACTGCGGGCATGGGATCGGCCGGGAATTTCACGAGGAGCCTCAGGTACTGCACTACGGGAGCCGGGACACCGGGTTGCGGCTGGAGCCGGGTATGACTTTTACCATCGAACCGATGATCAATGCCGGGAAACGCCACGTTAAACTGTTACCCGATGAGTGGACCGTCGTCACCAAGGATCGCGCTCTGTCCGCGCAATGGGAGCATACGGTGCTCGTGACCGGCGGCGGCTGCGAGGTCTTGACCTCGCTGCCCGGCGATCCGCCCCAGCCCTTATGA
- a CDS encoding DUF2333 family protein, with amino-acid sequence MLARLFGRNTTDGYPHEDDPSLAGQITVVLVSVTAIVLLGLSYYWDVDTAFFDPPHFDVREAALKQVAEDPKKLVPGAITSSTLIEVASFLIDKPGGYIANDITPPGLLMDNTPSWEFGVVVQLRDLTRVLRNDFSRSQTQSTEDADLSRADPDFHNDTDAWLFPSFEGQAKAGIVALERYYSRLTNAKPSAARFYARADNLVAYLSLVAQRLGDHSQRLSASVGKVPVLITSANPAAVEDASLFAAPALKTPWMELDDVFYEARGATWALVHFLRAIEIDFESVLNKKNALASVRQIIRELDRTQDALMSPMVLTGGGFAIFANHSLVMASYISRANAATIDLIKLLQQG; translated from the coding sequence ATGCTCGCGCGACTCTTCGGCAGAAACACGACGGACGGCTATCCGCACGAGGACGATCCCTCGCTCGCCGGCCAGATAACGGTGGTCCTCGTGTCCGTCACCGCAATCGTCCTGCTGGGATTGAGCTATTATTGGGACGTTGATACGGCGTTTTTCGATCCGCCGCACTTTGATGTGCGCGAGGCGGCCTTGAAGCAGGTGGCTGAAGATCCGAAGAAGCTCGTGCCTGGCGCGATCACGAGTTCGACGCTCATCGAAGTCGCGTCGTTTTTAATCGATAAACCCGGCGGGTATATAGCCAATGATATTACCCCGCCGGGTTTGCTCATGGACAACACGCCGAGTTGGGAGTTTGGCGTGGTGGTGCAATTGCGGGATTTGACCCGTGTGTTGCGAAACGACTTTAGCCGCTCGCAAACCCAATCGACCGAAGACGCTGACCTATCCCGCGCCGATCCCGATTTTCACAACGACACCGATGCCTGGTTGTTTCCGTCCTTCGAGGGTCAAGCAAAAGCGGGTATCGTAGCACTGGAACGCTATTATTCGAGGCTAACGAACGCGAAGCCGTCCGCGGCCCGGTTTTACGCGCGCGCCGATAACCTGGTCGCGTATCTGTCGCTCGTTGCACAGCGCTTAGGGGACCACTCTCAGCGCTTGAGCGCCAGCGTCGGGAAGGTGCCCGTGCTTATTACCAGCGCTAACCCGGCCGCTGTGGAAGACGCGTCGCTTTTCGCCGCCCCTGCGTTAAAAACCCCTTGGATGGAGCTCGACGACGTCTTCTATGAAGCCCGCGGCGCGACTTGGGCTCTTGTGCACTTCCTGCGCGCCATCGAGATCGACTTCGAATCGGTGCTCAACAAAAAGAACGCACTCGCCAGCGTGCGCCAGATCATACGCGAATTGGATCGCACCCAGGACGCGCTGATGAGCCCGATGGTTCTCACCGGGGGTGGCTTCGCGATCTTCGCCAATCACTCCTTGGTCATGGCCTCTTATATCTCACGCGCCAATGCCGCCACGATCGATCTCATAAAACTGCTCCAGCAAGGCTAA
- a CDS encoding YdbH domain-containing protein — MLGRGACILGACALLHSQAVFGALPRFTDLAFVGQWVAALSSVAGSELDLSIGRVEIPPRFALSDFHVHCSGWVMNDDAAGCRRFEIRQPWLGPLRGELRVRSSGEHTEIAFTDIAWAGARGRLVWRWNRGHWTLRCTLSGLDLSQLARLHGRWITEAGGYTDIQGSADVRFELGGAGKDAARFQAVIGVRTVGFNGPDAAQDLAAKMELRAAARPRKRWVASSRLEFTRGQLYLEPGFTLGGVRPGFALETPGLLLRINAEWDPSAGKLDVFDLVLDHKKTLRLRASGSFRPFTSKPWDVLRLNASLLDLRKAYPMYLQPLLFGTVLRDIKPAGQLGIDARITAGVPAQLRLVFSEVSAREAQGGFEIRSLSGQLPLLAHGQRLRSRLRFAQLKLQRLAFGPVDLDIESQEGELRLARPVSIPVLDGKLWIESLRAYDFGGDEFSVQADTKVEPFSLARFTRALGWHPLSGRLSGVAPGIDYRHDTLRVGGALRAQVFDGAVVVQNLYINDPFGPAPVLTADISVRDLDLEALTGAFSFGKIEGGLGGRVRGLRLEDGQPVAFDAEFSTPAKDPKPHRISQRAVESLTRLGGGGSANTFSRALLGLFDTFSYARLGITCRLRNGVCDMGGVGPVEEGGYYIVKGGRVPPVIDVKGYNRSVAWRTLIDRLKRVTASKGAVVK, encoded by the coding sequence CGGGCGGGTGGAAATTCCGCCCCGCTTCGCGTTATCCGATTTCCATGTCCACTGCTCGGGCTGGGTGATGAACGACGATGCTGCCGGGTGCCGCCGGTTCGAGATCCGGCAGCCGTGGCTCGGTCCGTTACGAGGAGAGTTGCGCGTTCGTTCGAGCGGGGAGCATACGGAGATCGCGTTCACGGATATCGCCTGGGCGGGGGCTCGTGGACGGCTCGTCTGGCGGTGGAACCGAGGACACTGGACGCTTCGTTGCACCCTGTCGGGGCTCGATCTATCGCAGCTTGCTCGCCTGCACGGGCGGTGGATCACCGAGGCAGGCGGTTATACCGATATTCAGGGGTCCGCGGACGTGCGGTTCGAGCTTGGCGGTGCCGGTAAGGACGCGGCTAGGTTCCAGGCGGTCATCGGTGTCCGGACAGTCGGATTCAACGGACCGGACGCCGCGCAGGATCTGGCCGCGAAAATGGAACTGCGCGCAGCAGCGCGGCCGAGGAAGCGTTGGGTCGCTTCAAGCCGGCTCGAATTTACGCGCGGGCAGCTCTATCTCGAACCCGGCTTTACCCTGGGCGGAGTTCGGCCTGGCTTTGCGTTGGAGACGCCGGGTTTACTCCTCCGCATTAACGCCGAATGGGATCCTTCCGCCGGCAAGCTCGATGTTTTCGATCTGGTGCTGGATCACAAGAAGACATTACGACTACGCGCGAGCGGATCGTTCAGGCCTTTCACTTCGAAGCCCTGGGATGTGTTGAGACTCAACGCGTCGCTTTTAGATCTTCGCAAAGCCTATCCAATGTACCTGCAACCGCTCCTTTTCGGTACGGTGCTGCGAGACATCAAGCCCGCCGGGCAGCTCGGGATCGACGCCCGGATCACGGCCGGCGTACCGGCGCAGTTGCGGCTCGTGTTCTCGGAGGTAAGTGCGCGCGAGGCGCAGGGGGGATTTGAAATCCGCTCGCTGAGCGGCCAATTACCACTACTTGCCCACGGCCAGCGGCTGCGGTCGCGCCTGCGCTTTGCGCAGCTCAAACTCCAGCGCCTCGCATTCGGTCCGGTCGACCTCGACATCGAATCTCAAGAGGGCGAGTTGCGTTTAGCCCGGCCGGTAAGTATTCCGGTCCTGGACGGAAAGCTTTGGATCGAGTCCTTGCGCGCTTATGATTTCGGCGGCGACGAATTTTCCGTGCAAGCCGACACCAAGGTCGAACCTTTCTCGCTCGCCCGCTTTACGCGCGCGCTCGGCTGGCATCCGTTGTCCGGCCGCCTCTCCGGCGTGGCGCCGGGAATAGACTATCGACACGACACCTTACGGGTCGGCGGCGCCTTGCGCGCACAGGTGTTCGATGGCGCCGTCGTGGTTCAAAACCTATACATCAACGATCCGTTTGGACCGGCGCCGGTTCTCACGGCCGACATTAGCGTTAGGGATCTGGACCTAGAGGCACTGACCGGAGCGTTTTCGTTTGGTAAGATTGAAGGCGGATTGGGGGGGCGGGTGCGCGGCCTGCGGCTGGAGGATGGACAACCGGTAGCGTTCGATGCTGAATTTTCCACCCCGGCCAAGGATCCGAAGCCGCATCGGATCAGTCAGCGGGCGGTCGAGAGCCTCACTCGGCTTGGAGGCGGCGGAAGCGCGAACACATTCTCGCGGGCGTTACTCGGGTTATTCGACACGTTTTCTTACGCGCGTCTCGGGATCACATGCCGCCTGCGTAACGGCGTGTGCGACATGGGCGGAGTCGGGCCGGTAGAGGAAGGAGGCTACTACATTGTGAAAGGAGGCAGAGTCCCGCCCGTGATCGATGTCAAGGGATACAATCGATCCGTCGCGTGGCGGACCTTGATCGATCGCTTAAAGCGCGTGACGGCGAGCAAGGGGGCCGTAGTCAAATGA
- a CDS encoding YdbL family protein: MKSTAITAIIALSSAACVTVNIYFPAAAAEQAADQIIQDIYGRPKKGDAPEKPSNEDQSRGVGVDTSLGSRVLSLIVPMAFAAQLDIDISSPGIDKLRASMRKRNRALSPFYASGAVGMTANGLLDARDLAAVPLARRNALKQLVAEENRDRNALYQGIARENGHPEWESEIRATFAERWVTNAPRGWWYQDDGAGWKKK; encoded by the coding sequence ATGAAAAGTACAGCCATAACCGCGATCATCGCTTTGAGCTCGGCAGCCTGTGTGACGGTCAACATCTATTTTCCAGCGGCGGCTGCGGAACAAGCCGCTGATCAAATCATACAAGACATCTATGGACGGCCAAAGAAAGGCGACGCGCCGGAAAAACCGTCCAACGAAGACCAAAGCCGGGGCGTTGGCGTGGATACGTCATTGGGAAGCCGTGTGTTGTCTTTAATTGTACCCATGGCATTCGCCGCACAACTGGATATTGACATCTCCAGTCCCGGAATCGATAAGCTGCGCGCTTCCATGCGCAAGCGGAATCGAGCCCTGTCGCCGTTCTACGCGAGCGGTGCGGTTGGAATGACCGCAAACGGTTTGTTAGACGCGCGCGACCTCGCGGCGGTCCCACTCGCGCGCCGCAACGCGCTCAAGCAACTCGTGGCTGAGGAGAATCGGGATCGAAATGCGCTGTATCAAGGGATCGCCCGCGAGAACGGCCATCCAGAGTGGGAGAGTGAGATCCGCGCCACCTTCGCGGAGCGCTGGGTTACGAATGCACCGCGCGGATGGTGGTATCAGGACGACGGCGCCGGGTGGAAAAAGAAATAA
- a CDS encoding AI-2E family transporter: MFDSRWWFLIATLGAGWLLYRLGSVFTPFVLGAVLAYLGDPLVDRLQQARLSRTAAVLIVFMLLTLLGALLVLFLVPVMRQQVSALLGAVPAAMEWFRTEMLPQIVDTEIFKTSVFSSESIYAAVSGQWQSFAGALMGIIRGITESSQVALTLLVYLFLVPIVTFYLLRDWDRIVERIQELLPRRYEATIVSLVRECDSVLAAFLRGQFVVMLSLGMVYALGLWIVGVELALSLGMLAGLVSFVPYLGFFVGIGMAGLAAIAQFQDLLHLVYVIAVFTVGQLLEGYVLSPWLVGTRIGLHPVAVIFSVMAGGQLFGMVGVLIALPVAAVVLVLLRHSRDRYLASDFFYTPQPHPPGDGPGRGIKKGRSEIRGKAVATGTDRGRNT, from the coding sequence ATGTTCGACTCGAGGTGGTGGTTTCTCATCGCTACGCTTGGCGCGGGTTGGTTGCTGTATCGGCTGGGATCTGTCTTCACCCCGTTCGTATTGGGAGCGGTCTTGGCCTATCTTGGCGACCCCCTCGTCGATCGGTTGCAGCAGGCCCGGCTCTCGCGCACGGCCGCCGTACTCATCGTGTTCATGCTGTTGACGCTGCTGGGGGCCTTGCTGGTATTGTTCCTGGTTCCGGTGATGCGCCAACAAGTGAGCGCTTTGCTGGGTGCGGTGCCGGCGGCGATGGAATGGTTTCGCACCGAAATGTTACCGCAGATCGTCGATACTGAAATTTTCAAGACTTCCGTATTTAGCTCCGAGTCGATCTATGCCGCCGTCTCGGGTCAATGGCAAAGTTTCGCGGGCGCGCTGATGGGGATCATCCGTGGCATCACCGAATCGAGTCAGGTTGCGCTGACCTTGCTTGTCTATCTGTTTCTCGTCCCGATTGTCACCTTTTATCTTTTACGCGACTGGGATCGTATCGTGGAGCGAATACAGGAATTGTTGCCTAGGCGTTACGAGGCCACGATTGTGAGCTTGGTAAGGGAATGCGACTCCGTGCTGGCTGCCTTTTTACGTGGGCAGTTTGTCGTCATGCTGTCCCTAGGCATGGTGTACGCGCTCGGGCTGTGGATCGTGGGAGTGGAGCTGGCTTTATCCCTCGGTATGCTGGCCGGTTTGGTGAGCTTTGTCCCCTATCTTGGGTTTTTCGTGGGGATCGGTATGGCCGGGCTCGCCGCGATCGCTCAATTCCAGGACTTGCTGCATCTGGTTTATGTGATCGCCGTATTCACGGTGGGACAGCTCTTGGAAGGTTACGTGCTCTCGCCCTGGCTGGTCGGCACGCGCATCGGCTTGCATCCGGTGGCGGTCATCTTTTCCGTCATGGCCGGCGGCCAATTGTTTGGCATGGTGGGCGTATTGATCGCGTTGCCGGTGGCGGCCGTCGTCCTGGTGCTTCTCCGCCATTCCCGGGACCGCTATTTGGCGAGCGATTTTTTTTATACGCCGCAGCCGCACCCGCCCGGCGACGGGCCCGGACGCGGCATCAAGAAGGGGCGGTCAGAGATTCGCGGAAAAGCGGTTGCCACAGGTACAGATAGAGGCCGCAACACATAA
- the rpsB gene encoding 30S ribosomal protein S2, translated as MVEVSMRQMLEAGVHFGHQTRYWHPKMAPFIFGERNKIHIINLEKTLPLFNEAMAFLQKLAARNGTILVVGTKRAAQEVVKTEAARCGMPYVNRRWMGGTLTNFRTIRRSINRLKEIAAMSEEGGLAERLSKKEALHYHREHEKLERSLGGIKDMEGLPDALYIIDVGHEKNAVAEARKLNIPIVAVVDSNHCPDGIDYMIPGNDDAIRAIELYLKTAADAIAQGRVALPEAVVTGGDEFVELDSSGEPIRLSSKEEDERAALRKNAVPRKKTAKKKVPVRTRAAGSTRTARGSEDTDAVPAAEEAAADSPEPSAP; from the coding sequence ATGGTTGAGGTAAGCATGCGCCAGATGCTCGAGGCCGGTGTCCATTTTGGCCACCAAACCCGTTACTGGCACCCGAAGATGGCCCCCTTTATCTTCGGAGAACGCAATAAGATCCATATTATCAACCTCGAAAAAACGCTGCCCTTGTTCAATGAGGCCATGGCCTTTCTGCAGAAGCTGGCGGCGCGCAACGGCACCATCCTGGTAGTCGGAACGAAGCGGGCCGCGCAAGAAGTGGTAAAAACTGAGGCGGCCCGCTGTGGGATGCCGTACGTGAACCGCCGCTGGATGGGGGGTACGCTCACCAATTTCCGGACCATCAGGCGTTCCATCAACCGTTTGAAAGAGATCGCGGCCATGTCGGAGGAAGGCGGTCTGGCCGAGCGTCTGAGTAAGAAGGAGGCGCTCCACTACCATCGCGAGCACGAGAAGCTTGAGCGCAGCCTCGGAGGCATCAAGGACATGGAAGGTCTTCCCGATGCGCTGTATATCATCGATGTCGGGCACGAAAAAAATGCAGTGGCGGAAGCAAGGAAACTGAATATCCCCATTGTCGCCGTGGTCGACAGCAACCATTGCCCCGATGGGATCGACTATATGATTCCCGGCAATGACGATGCTATCCGCGCGATCGAGCTTTATCTTAAGACCGCCGCGGATGCCATCGCCCAAGGGCGCGTGGCCTTACCTGAAGCAGTAGTCACGGGAGGGGACGAGTTTGTGGAGCTTGACTCTTCGGGCGAACCGATACGCCTATCCTCCAAGGAAGAAGATGAGCGGGCCGCCCTAAGAAAGAATGCCGTACCGCGTAAGAAAACGGCAAAGAAAAAAGTACCGGTAAGGACGCGAGCGGCGGGCTCTACGAGGACTGCCCGAGGGTCGGAAGATACCGATGCAGTCCCAGCGGCCGAGGAAGCGGCGGCCGATTCTCCGGAGCCGTCCGCTCCTTGA